A part of Denitratisoma oestradiolicum genomic DNA contains:
- a CDS encoding PAS domain S-box protein, with the protein MDKVPATEIIRPPVGRRYLAAALVWTLLVAVSVGNSLYQQSLEVEKSAMTAARANIAKDLNFRRWAASHGGVYVQPDTRTPPNPYLKVPKRDVVTSDGMALTLMNPAYMLRQMQSEYMGEFGAQSRITSLKPMNPGNAPKEWERQALTGFEQGEAEYREIVERDDKRYLRLMLPIVAEQACLQCHADQGYRLGDIRGGISSVVPLESFEAQGAETHLAILASHGMLWLVGLCGFGLGYRQDRGLEDARLDAEQDMQRYREIVETSDDLLAFLDREQRYQVVNSAYAKVYGSIPEALVGRHVRDVMGGAFYESVAPYITRTLEGGSARFRETQTFSDGQQHMLDVAYRPYRLHGRVEGLVASLRDVTEQWKAEQALTLSEAKFRSYLADAPIPILVADSDGLIMEANPAAGRLLGIPRNELAGHRLTEFYLPNDRESPHWDKENLLSGSLVEGENRVLRRGGGAAWVMWRVVGIEAGCSLVFLVEISARKAAERSLMEREIELRTIVETDPECIKVINSDGTLRQMNPAGLAMVEADGAEQVLGRPISGIVVPECRDAFMALHERVMKGESGTLQFEIKGLKGTRRWLETQAVPMRNGTGEVTAILGVTRDITERRRNEEGLRLAAVAFGSVTDGIVVTDPNGIIVDVNASFEGLTGYSREELVGSNPRMLHSGMQDAEFYRTMWHALLTQHVWVGELHNRRKDGSVYVQYSRITAVHDANGRLTHYVGISSDITELRHSQQRLEHLAYHDLLTHLPNRVLLGDRMRQAMALADRKKELLAVCYLDLDGFKPINDTWGHEAGDQLLIETAERLRQCVRGADTVSRLGGDEFVILLGEMTEVDEVGQALHRILDTLNRPYPLPHGEVVISASLGVTLYPLDGDDADVLIRHADQAMYAAKQAGKSCFRLFDPEHDRASRNQQEQIKRFSSALENGELRLHYQPKVDMRSGRMIGAEALLRWQHPEQGLLVPGQFLSALESADLALPLGEWVLGEALGQMASWEAQGLLINISVNISSQHLQQRDFVGRLRHLLTAHPRVAPSQLTLEILETSAVEDMAQVSQVIQACRALGVSFALDDFGTGYSSLTYLRQLPTEELKIDQSFVRDMLKDRDDRAIVEGVISLAHTFGRQAIAEGVETLEHGVLLLQLGCHLAQGYAIAHPMPAEQLLAWQNSWMLPDEWARAAKASA; encoded by the coding sequence ATGGATAAAGTTCCGGCAACGGAAATCATCCGGCCTCCGGTCGGTCGTCGCTATCTTGCCGCCGCCCTGGTGTGGACCTTGCTGGTTGCTGTATCAGTGGGCAACAGTCTCTATCAGCAGAGTCTCGAGGTTGAAAAATCGGCGATGACGGCGGCTCGGGCCAACATTGCCAAGGATCTCAATTTCCGCCGCTGGGCGGCGAGCCACGGTGGCGTCTATGTGCAGCCCGACACCCGAACACCACCCAATCCCTATCTCAAGGTACCGAAGCGGGATGTGGTCACCTCCGATGGCATGGCCCTGACTCTGATGAACCCGGCCTACATGCTGCGCCAGATGCAGTCCGAATACATGGGGGAGTTTGGTGCCCAGAGCCGTATTACCAGCCTGAAGCCCATGAATCCGGGCAATGCGCCCAAGGAGTGGGAAAGGCAGGCCCTGACCGGCTTCGAGCAAGGCGAGGCAGAATACCGGGAAATCGTCGAGCGGGATGACAAGCGCTACCTGCGGCTGATGCTGCCGATCGTGGCGGAGCAGGCCTGTCTGCAATGCCATGCCGACCAGGGTTATCGCCTGGGGGATATTCGTGGCGGCATCAGTTCGGTGGTGCCCCTGGAGTCCTTCGAGGCCCAGGGGGCCGAAACCCATCTGGCAATCCTGGCATCCCATGGCATGCTCTGGCTGGTGGGACTATGCGGTTTTGGCCTGGGCTACCGACAGGACAGAGGGTTGGAGGATGCGCGTCTTGACGCCGAACAGGACATGCAGCGTTACCGGGAAATCGTGGAAACCTCCGACGACCTGCTGGCCTTCCTGGACCGGGAGCAGCGCTACCAGGTGGTCAATAGCGCCTATGCCAAGGTATACGGCAGTATCCCGGAAGCCTTGGTCGGCAGGCATGTACGGGATGTGATGGGGGGAGCCTTCTATGAGAGTGTCGCCCCCTATATCACCCGGACCCTGGAAGGCGGCTCAGCCCGTTTCAGGGAGACCCAGACTTTTTCGGATGGTCAGCAACACATGCTGGACGTGGCCTATCGACCCTATCGGCTGCACGGGCGAGTAGAGGGGCTGGTGGCCAGTCTGCGGGATGTGACGGAGCAATGGAAGGCCGAACAGGCACTGACGCTCAGTGAGGCGAAATTTCGCTCCTACCTGGCCGATGCACCGATCCCCATTCTGGTGGCTGACAGCGATGGACTGATCATGGAGGCCAATCCCGCGGCAGGAAGACTGTTGGGAATCCCGCGCAACGAGTTGGCGGGACATAGGCTGACGGAATTTTATTTGCCAAACGATAGGGAGTCGCCCCACTGGGACAAGGAAAATCTGCTGTCAGGCAGCCTCGTGGAGGGAGAAAACCGTGTTTTACGGCGGGGTGGTGGCGCGGCTTGGGTGATGTGGCGGGTGGTGGGAATAGAGGCGGGATGTTCTCTTGTTTTTCTGGTGGAAATCTCGGCCCGCAAGGCAGCAGAACGAAGCCTGATGGAAAGGGAAATCGAACTGCGCACCATCGTCGAGACTGATCCAGAGTGTATCAAGGTGATCAATTCCGATGGTACCTTGCGACAGATGAATCCTGCCGGCCTTGCCATGGTCGAAGCCGACGGTGCTGAACAGGTGTTGGGTCGGCCCATCTCGGGCATCGTCGTCCCTGAATGTCGAGATGCTTTCATGGCCTTGCACGAGCGTGTCATGAAGGGAGAGTCGGGAACCCTACAGTTCGAGATCAAGGGCCTCAAGGGAACCCGCCGCTGGCTGGAGACCCAGGCTGTCCCCATGCGCAACGGGACGGGTGAGGTGACTGCCATTCTCGGTGTGACCCGAGATATCACGGAGCGCCGTCGTAATGAAGAAGGTCTGCGGCTGGCGGCAGTGGCCTTTGGCAGTGTCACCGATGGCATCGTTGTCACCGATCCGAACGGGATCATCGTTGATGTGAATGCCAGCTTCGAGGGGTTGACGGGGTATTCCCGGGAAGAGCTGGTGGGATCCAACCCGAGGATGCTGCATTCGGGCATGCAGGATGCCGAGTTCTATCGCACCATGTGGCATGCCTTGTTGACCCAACATGTCTGGGTTGGTGAGTTGCACAACCGGCGCAAGGACGGATCGGTTTATGTCCAGTATTCACGCATTACGGCGGTCCATGATGCCAATGGCCGGCTGACTCATTACGTGGGCATCTCATCCGATATCACCGAACTCAGGCATAGCCAGCAACGGCTGGAGCACCTGGCTTACCATGATCTGCTGACCCATCTGCCCAACCGGGTTCTGCTGGGGGACCGAATGCGGCAGGCGATGGCCCTTGCGGATCGCAAGAAGGAGCTGCTGGCCGTCTGCTATCTGGATCTCGATGGTTTCAAACCCATCAATGACACCTGGGGTCATGAGGCCGGGGACCAGTTGCTGATCGAAACCGCCGAGCGTCTGCGTCAGTGCGTACGGGGCGCCGATACGGTTTCCCGCCTGGGTGGGGACGAGTTCGTGATCCTGTTGGGCGAAATGACCGAGGTGGATGAGGTGGGACAGGCCCTGCACCGGATTCTCGATACGCTCAACCGGCCCTATCCGCTTCCCCATGGGGAGGTAGTTATTTCCGCCAGCCTGGGGGTCACTCTGTATCCCCTTGATGGAGATGATGCCGATGTCCTGATTCGCCACGCTGATCAGGCCATGTATGCGGCCAAGCAGGCGGGCAAGAGCTGTTTCCGCCTGTTCGATCCCGAACACGACCGGGCATCCCGGAACCAGCAGGAACAGATCAAGCGCTTCAGCTCGGCCCTGGAGAATGGCGAGCTCCGGCTCCACTACCAGCCCAAGGTGGACATGCGCTCGGGACGGATGATCGGTGCCGAAGCCCTGTTGCGTTGGCAGCATCCGGAACAGGGTCTGCTGGTCCCGGGGCAGTTTCTTTCCGCGCTGGAAAGTGCCGACTTGGCGCTGCCCCTGGGCGAATGGGTACTGGGAGAAGCCCTGGGCCAGATGGCTTCCTGGGAGGCCCAGGGCCTACTGATCAACATCAGCGTCAACATCTCCAGTCAGCACTTGCAGCAGCGGGACTTTGTCGGGCGGCTCAGGCACCTGTTGACAGCACATCCCCGAGTTGCGCCGAGCCAGCTCACCCTGGAAATCCTGGAGACATCGGCGGTGGAGGACATGGCCCAGGTTTCCCAGGTCATTCAGGCCTGTCGTGCCCTGGGAGTGAGCTTTGCCCTGGATGATTTTGGCACCGGTTATTCGTCCCTGACTTACCTGCGTCAGCTTCCCACGGAGGAGCTCAAGATCGATCAGTCCTTCGTGCGAGACATGCTGAAGGATCGGGATGACCGGGCCATCGTCGAGGGCGTTATCAGCCTGGCCCACACCTTCGGCCGCCAGGCCATCGCCGAGGGGGTGGAAACCCTGGAGCATGGTGTCTTGTTGCTGCAACTGGGTTGCCATCTGGCCCAGGGATATGCCATCGCCCACCCCATGCCGGCGGAGCAACTGCTGGCATGGCAGAACTCATGGATGCTGCCGGATGAATGGGCGCGAGCCGCTAAGGCCAGCGCTTAG
- a CDS encoding ATP-binding cassette domain-containing protein: MPLLSLTQACLAYGHVALLDHAEFLLDASERVALIGRNGSGKSSLLAALAGEGSLDDGQVWRQPGLRLAYVPQEPPFTPEQSVFEAVVAGMGAATRLLAEWHQVSHQLSESSGDHEALLAKLNLLQEELESLGAWSAARQAERAIQRFDLDPEARVGSLSGGQKKRLALAQALATEPEVLLLDEPTNHLDLGAIEWLENLLLESGISLLFITHDRRFLDRLATRIVELDRGRLTSFPGTFTAYQERKAQMLQDEALEQARFDKLLAQEEIWIRKGVEARRTRAVFRVQRLDQLRRERAARRERMGQARLSLDAGEKSGQLVAELHGVSKSFSAKPVVRDFSTRILRGDKIGLIGPNGAGKTTLLRLILGELEPDAGQLRLGTRQEVAYFDQFRTALDPEATLAEVISPGSDYVEINGERKHVIGYLEDFLFAPARARSPVKSLSGGERNRLLLARLFARPANVLVLDEPTNDLDIETLELLEQLLQDYSGTLFLVSHDRAFLDNVVTQTIAYEGEGRWGEYVGGYEDWQRMRKSAAPAIITSASSKADSEKRAAPVRAKTEKLSWKEQKELESLPDHISALETEQAALAARLEDPASHAGPAAEGTRIAARLGEIEAELLVLLERWEQLEAKAGPPKG; encoded by the coding sequence ATGCCTCTGCTGTCCCTCACCCAAGCCTGCCTTGCCTATGGTCACGTGGCTCTGCTCGATCACGCGGAGTTCCTTTTGGACGCCAGTGAGCGAGTGGCTCTGATCGGCCGCAACGGCAGCGGCAAATCCTCCTTGCTGGCGGCCCTGGCCGGAGAAGGCAGTCTGGATGACGGCCAGGTCTGGCGCCAACCGGGCCTGCGGCTGGCCTATGTGCCCCAGGAGCCCCCCTTCACGCCGGAACAGAGCGTCTTCGAGGCCGTGGTGGCCGGCATGGGGGCCGCTACCCGCCTGCTGGCCGAATGGCATCAGGTTTCCCATCAGTTGTCGGAATCCAGCGGTGACCACGAAGCCCTCCTGGCCAAACTCAACCTGCTCCAGGAAGAACTGGAGTCTCTGGGCGCCTGGTCCGCCGCCCGCCAGGCGGAACGGGCCATCCAGCGCTTCGACCTGGACCCGGAGGCCCGGGTGGGCAGCCTCTCCGGGGGCCAGAAAAAACGTCTGGCCCTGGCCCAGGCCCTGGCCACCGAACCCGAGGTGCTGCTGCTGGACGAGCCCACCAACCACCTGGACCTGGGGGCCATCGAATGGCTGGAAAACCTGCTGCTGGAATCCGGCATCAGCCTGTTGTTCATCACCCATGACCGGCGCTTCCTGGACCGTCTGGCCACCCGCATCGTGGAACTGGACCGGGGCCGGCTGACGAGCTTTCCCGGCACCTTCACCGCCTACCAGGAACGCAAGGCCCAGATGCTCCAGGACGAGGCCCTGGAGCAGGCCCGCTTCGACAAGCTGCTGGCCCAGGAGGAAATCTGGATACGCAAGGGCGTGGAGGCCCGTCGCACCCGGGCCGTGTTCCGGGTCCAGCGTCTGGACCAGTTGCGCCGGGAGCGGGCCGCCCGCCGGGAGCGCATGGGCCAGGCCCGACTGAGCCTGGATGCCGGGGAAAAAAGCGGCCAACTGGTGGCTGAGCTGCACGGCGTCAGCAAGTCCTTCAGCGCCAAGCCGGTGGTCCGGGATTTTTCCACCCGTATCTTGCGGGGCGACAAGATCGGCCTGATCGGCCCCAACGGTGCCGGCAAGACCACGCTGCTGCGTCTGATCTTGGGAGAACTGGAACCGGATGCCGGACAGTTGCGCCTGGGCACCCGGCAGGAAGTGGCCTATTTCGACCAGTTCCGCACCGCCCTGGACCCGGAGGCCACCCTGGCAGAGGTGATCTCACCCGGTTCCGACTATGTGGAGATCAATGGCGAACGCAAGCACGTCATCGGCTATCTGGAAGACTTCCTCTTCGCCCCGGCCCGTGCCCGCTCGCCGGTGAAGTCCCTCTCCGGCGGCGAACGCAACCGCCTCTTGCTGGCCCGGCTCTTCGCCCGGCCCGCCAACGTGCTGGTGCTGGACGAACCCACCAACGACCTGGACATCGAAACCCTGGAACTGCTGGAACAACTGCTCCAGGACTACAGCGGCACCCTGTTCCTGGTCAGCCACGACCGGGCCTTCCTCGACAACGTGGTGACCCAGACCATCGCCTATGAAGGCGAAGGCCGTTGGGGAGAATACGTGGGTGGCTACGAAGACTGGCAGCGCATGCGAAAGTCGGCAGCCCCTGCCATCATCACCTCCGCCTCCAGCAAAGCGGACAGCGAAAAAAGGGCTGCACCCGTCAGAGCCAAAACCGAAAAACTGAGCTGGAAAGAACAAAAGGAACTGGAATCCCTGCCCGACCACATCTCAGCCCTGGAAACCGAGCAGGCCGCCCTGGCAGCACGCCTGGAGGACCCGGCCAGCCACGCCGGACCGGCCGCCGAAGGCACCCGGATCGCCGCCCGCCTGGGCGAAATCGAGGCTGAATTGCTGGTCTTGCTGGAACGTTGGGAGCAATTGGAAGCCAAGGCCGGGCCGCCGAAGGGCTGA
- a CDS encoding TonB-dependent receptor yields the protein MKVPVRSLLVRCILMALGAPAWMLSTDVAAQAADSDEAALMRIQGLAEIVVTARRKEENLQDVPTSITAIGAKDLADLKIDGLIGVARHIPNVDIRQQAGSMVAVSHFRGITNSSLNPQVDAGIGIYVDGVYLGRLSATAFDIADLAQVEVMRGPQGTLFGRNSTGGAVNLITTSPSGQFGFHGELGFGNFNDRRQKFSLDLPEWNGLSARVTLGHHQNDGYVRNSAPRNTYHFSDGFDSMTISETGGANDNDLALISLRYAGVPGLKLDYKYDYSKNRMTIPYRQSMSLAPQTPPAGFVEVSAPMGFHFMESLPAAFESPSIMKVEGHSITAEYELAPELSAKYIGGFRKFDISYGLDGYYGAGLWSDGIRYWSPGISLREEDQHQSSHEFQLLGKRGNLDWIAGLFLFEEKAKLDNPILPGPFFGGIAPEVTYTLNPDTDYYIGQKVKTDNQSQALYVHGTWHRDQWDFSGGLRRTWDDRQEHVMAAGHLDLRPWGVPVFLPGTNGRDFRYRGSHNDYDLSATYRIAPGMNVYAKYATGFVSGGILQGTAFQPETAKSYEAGFKGSFMDNSLRFNAALYEMKRRDLQIEGFAATGYVLQNVGKSRSDGVELELTYVPMEGLTLNGSYGYTRVKTDGQIRTSQPRQTASFGFDYEFQRLANGVRPSFRMDASWRDDIRHLSCPAGLSQVALGCGTLDAYGNPEIANPTLDRQAIVKAQTLLSARFTLREIRLGAHGTAAVSLWGRNLLNNDKPDYIYTLGGNNITGTFQQPRTYGIDLSVGY from the coding sequence ATGAAAGTCCCTGTCCGTAGCTTGCTTGTTCGCTGCATTCTGATGGCGCTTGGCGCGCCGGCCTGGATGCTGAGTACCGATGTCGCCGCCCAGGCGGCCGACAGTGACGAGGCAGCGCTGATGCGCATCCAGGGCCTGGCGGAGATCGTCGTCACCGCCCGGCGCAAGGAAGAGAATCTGCAGGACGTGCCGACCTCGATCACGGCCATCGGCGCCAAGGATCTGGCGGACCTGAAGATCGACGGCCTGATCGGCGTGGCCCGGCATATCCCGAACGTCGATATCCGTCAGCAGGCGGGCAGCATGGTGGCCGTGTCGCACTTCCGCGGCATCACCAACAGTTCCCTGAATCCCCAGGTGGATGCGGGCATAGGCATCTATGTGGATGGCGTGTATCTGGGCCGCCTGAGCGCCACCGCCTTCGACATCGCCGACCTGGCCCAGGTGGAAGTGATGCGGGGCCCCCAAGGCACCCTGTTCGGCCGCAACTCCACCGGGGGCGCGGTCAACCTGATCACCACCTCGCCTTCCGGCCAGTTCGGTTTCCATGGCGAACTGGGCTTCGGCAACTTCAACGATCGCCGGCAGAAGTTTTCTCTCGACCTGCCCGAGTGGAACGGCCTGTCGGCCCGCGTCACCCTGGGTCATCACCAGAACGACGGCTATGTCAGGAACAGCGCCCCCAGGAACACCTACCATTTTTCCGATGGGTTCGATTCCATGACGATCAGCGAAACCGGCGGCGCCAACGACAACGATCTGGCGCTCATCAGCCTGCGCTATGCCGGCGTGCCGGGCCTGAAGCTCGACTACAAGTACGATTACAGCAAGAACCGGATGACGATACCTTACCGTCAGTCGATGAGCCTCGCCCCCCAAACACCGCCCGCCGGCTTTGTCGAGGTCTCGGCACCAATGGGTTTCCATTTCATGGAAAGTCTTCCGGCCGCGTTTGAAAGCCCGAGCATCATGAAAGTGGAGGGCCACTCGATCACCGCGGAGTACGAACTCGCTCCCGAACTGAGCGCCAAATACATCGGCGGCTTCCGCAAGTTCGACATCAGCTACGGCCTGGACGGTTATTACGGCGCCGGGCTATGGAGCGACGGCATCCGCTACTGGAGCCCGGGCATATCCCTGAGGGAAGAGGATCAGCATCAGTCCTCCCATGAATTCCAGTTGCTGGGCAAGCGCGGGAACCTCGACTGGATCGCAGGCCTGTTCCTGTTCGAGGAAAAAGCCAAGCTGGACAACCCAATCTTGCCAGGTCCATTTTTTGGCGGGATTGCCCCGGAGGTGACCTACACCCTCAATCCCGACACGGACTACTACATCGGCCAGAAGGTGAAGACGGACAACCAGTCCCAAGCCCTGTACGTGCACGGCACCTGGCATAGGGATCAGTGGGACTTCAGCGGCGGCTTGCGGCGCACCTGGGATGACCGGCAGGAGCACGTCATGGCCGCAGGCCATCTCGATCTCCGCCCCTGGGGCGTCCCGGTGTTTCTTCCCGGAACGAATGGCCGGGATTTCCGCTACCGCGGCAGCCACAACGACTACGATCTGTCGGCGACCTACCGGATCGCGCCGGGCATGAACGTCTATGCAAAGTACGCCACGGGTTTCGTGTCGGGGGGCATCCTGCAAGGAACCGCCTTCCAGCCGGAGACCGCCAAGTCCTACGAGGCGGGTTTCAAGGGCAGTTTCATGGATAACAGCCTGCGCTTCAACGCGGCCCTCTATGAAATGAAGCGCCGGGACCTGCAAATCGAAGGCTTCGCTGCGACTGGCTACGTCTTGCAGAACGTGGGCAAGTCCAGGTCCGATGGTGTAGAGCTGGAGCTGACCTATGTACCGATGGAGGGACTGACCCTGAACGGTTCCTACGGCTATACGCGGGTCAAGACCGACGGTCAGATAAGAACCTCACAGCCCAGGCAGACGGCTTCCTTCGGGTTCGATTATGAATTCCAGCGACTGGCGAACGGTGTTCGTCCCAGTTTCCGGATGGATGCCAGTTGGCGAGATGATATCCGCCACCTGAGTTGCCCAGCCGGACTGTCCCAGGTCGCACTGGGCTGCGGCACGCTGGATGCCTACGGCAATCCGGAAATTGCCAATCCGACCCTGGACCGACAGGCGATAGTAAAGGCCCAGACCCTGTTGAGTGCCCGCTTTACCCTGCGCGAGATCAGGCTGGGCGCCCATGGGACAGCCGCGGTGTCGCTGTGGGGCCGCAACCTGCTGAATAACGACAAGCCGGATTACATCTACACGCTGGGCGGAAACAACATAACCGGCACCTTCCAGCAACCCAGAACCTACGGCATAGACCTCAGCGTGGGCTACTGA
- a CDS encoding LTA synthase family protein yields the protein MGLIFDLAAASFFVAPFWLTLALLPNRVAAWRVTRLLGLAWFAATIFALLFLIVAEWVFWEEFGGRFNFIAVDYLIYTQEVIGNIWQSYPAGKILLGIAVLALSMAALAGRQLWSGLAMPLGFRARLAGLVLALAVPLAALLWLDSGLKNRFDSEGQNELAGNGPWEFFAALHNNELDYLRHYRTLPEARAEALVHHMLEGERGKWRSREGLDLMRHVNAGGVLPRPNVVLISVESLGAEFLGSWGDRRGLTPNLDALARDSLVLGNVFATGNRTVRGLEALSLSIPPTPGQSIVKRPGNRHLATLGAVFEDAGYESLFLYGGYGYFDNMNTYFSTNDYQVFDRTAVRPEVIHHENIWGVADEDLFDSAIERFDRIHANGKPFFAHLMTTSNHRPYTYPAGRIDIPSGSGREGAVKYTDWAIGHLMEVARQKPWFDDTLFVITADHGANARGAGAIPVASYRIPAMFYAPRWIAPRRHDRLASQIDIPPTLLGLIGLPYDSKYMGFDLLRSSPAADRAFVANYQTLGYLRDGRMVTLKPKRKVDVVASPLVPRRPGQALSDEALVEEAIAWYQTASMFYRNGFERDEDHPAEH from the coding sequence GTGGGCCTGATTTTCGATCTTGCCGCCGCCAGTTTTTTCGTCGCGCCGTTCTGGCTTACCCTGGCCCTGTTGCCCAATCGGGTGGCGGCCTGGCGAGTCACCCGTCTGCTCGGCCTGGCCTGGTTCGCCGCGACGATCTTCGCTCTGCTGTTCCTCATTGTCGCCGAATGGGTCTTCTGGGAGGAGTTCGGCGGCCGTTTCAATTTCATTGCGGTGGACTACCTGATCTACACCCAGGAAGTCATCGGCAATATCTGGCAGAGCTATCCGGCCGGCAAGATACTCCTGGGTATCGCTGTTCTGGCCCTGTCGATGGCGGCCCTGGCCGGCCGGCAACTCTGGTCCGGGCTGGCGATGCCCCTGGGGTTCAGGGCGCGTCTTGCCGGTCTGGTCCTGGCCCTGGCGGTGCCCCTGGCGGCGTTGCTATGGCTGGATTCCGGCCTGAAGAACCGCTTCGACAGCGAGGGCCAGAACGAACTGGCAGGCAATGGTCCCTGGGAGTTTTTTGCCGCGCTGCATAACAACGAGCTGGATTACCTGCGCCATTATCGGACGCTCCCTGAAGCCAGGGCAGAGGCCCTGGTGCATCACATGCTGGAAGGAGAGCGGGGAAAGTGGCGGTCCAGGGAAGGCCTGGACCTGATGCGCCATGTCAATGCCGGGGGCGTGTTACCGCGGCCCAATGTGGTCCTGATCAGCGTCGAGAGCCTCGGGGCGGAATTTCTCGGTAGTTGGGGGGACCGCCGGGGCCTGACACCAAATCTTGATGCCCTGGCCCGGGACAGCCTGGTGCTGGGCAATGTCTTTGCCACCGGGAACCGGACCGTGCGTGGGCTGGAAGCCTTGTCCCTGTCGATACCGCCGACCCCAGGCCAGTCCATCGTCAAGCGCCCGGGCAACCGGCATCTGGCCACCCTCGGGGCGGTCTTCGAGGACGCTGGCTACGAATCGCTTTTCCTGTACGGCGGCTATGGCTATTTCGACAATATGAACACCTATTTTTCGACCAACGACTATCAGGTGTTCGATCGCACCGCGGTCCGACCCGAAGTGATCCATCACGAAAACATCTGGGGGGTGGCCGACGAGGATCTGTTCGACTCCGCCATCGAGCGATTCGATCGTATTCATGCCAATGGCAAGCCTTTCTTTGCTCATCTGATGACCACCAGCAATCATCGTCCCTATACCTACCCGGCAGGTCGCATCGATATCCCTTCAGGGAGCGGTCGGGAAGGCGCCGTCAAATACACCGACTGGGCCATCGGCCACCTGATGGAAGTTGCCCGCCAAAAGCCCTGGTTCGACGATACCCTGTTCGTGATCACCGCCGACCATGGCGCCAACGCCCGGGGAGCGGGCGCCATCCCCGTCGCCAGTTACCGGATCCCGGCGATGTTTTACGCCCCACGCTGGATTGCGCCCCGGCGCCATGACCGTCTGGCCTCCCAGATCGACATTCCACCTACCTTGCTGGGGCTGATCGGGCTGCCCTACGACAGCAAGTACATGGGCTTCGACCTGCTGCGTTCGTCTCCGGCGGCCGACCGGGCCTTCGTCGCCAATTACCAGACCCTGGGCTATCTGCGGGATGGCCGCATGGTCACCCTGAAGCCCAAGCGCAAGGTCGACGTGGTTGCCAGTCCGCTAGTGCCGCGCCGGCCGGGCCAGGCGTTGAGCGATGAGGCCCTGGTGGAGGAGGCGATTGCCTGGTATCAGACGGCTTCCATGTTCTACCGCAATGGATTCGAACGGGACGAGGACCATCCCGCCGAACATTGA
- the lexA gene encoding transcriptional repressor LexA: MDFNLTPRQQEILDFIRSSLEVLGAPPTRTEICNAFGFASPNAAEDHLKALAKKGAIVLEAGSARGIRLVEQLGLPLVGSVAAGSPLLAVENQLGRVQVQADLFSPQADYLLKVRGNSMVDVGILDGDLLAVHKTGEARSGQIVVARLGDEVTVKRLRRQGRRIELVAENPDFPPILVDGPLAIEGIAVGLIRNGKLH; encoded by the coding sequence ATGGACTTCAATCTCACGCCGCGCCAGCAGGAAATCCTCGACTTCATCCGCAGCAGCCTGGAGGTGCTGGGAGCGCCGCCCACCCGTACCGAAATCTGCAATGCCTTTGGCTTTGCTTCGCCCAATGCCGCCGAGGACCACTTGAAGGCCTTGGCGAAAAAGGGTGCCATTGTGCTGGAGGCTGGCTCGGCCCGGGGCATACGCCTAGTGGAGCAGTTGGGCCTGCCCCTGGTGGGCTCGGTGGCCGCCGGCAGCCCCCTGCTGGCGGTGGAAAACCAGTTGGGCCGGGTCCAGGTGCAGGCTGACTTGTTCAGTCCCCAGGCGGATTACCTGCTCAAGGTGCGGGGCAACAGCATGGTGGATGTGGGCATCCTGGATGGCGACCTGCTGGCGGTGCATAAGACCGGCGAGGCCAGGAGCGGCCAGATCGTCGTCGCCCGCCTGGGGGACGAGGTCACGGTCAAGCGCCTCAGGCGCCAGGGTCGACGGATTGAGCTGGTGGCCGAGAATCCGGATTTCCCACCCATCCTGGTGGATGGGCCCCTGGCCATCGAGGGCATCGCCGTGGGTTTGATCCGTAACGGGAAACTTCACTGA